Proteins encoded by one window of Panicum virgatum strain AP13 chromosome 7N, P.virgatum_v5, whole genome shotgun sequence:
- the LOC120682857 gene encoding receptor kinase-like protein Xa21 isoform X2 codes for MDPEGNDFKALIYKFMPRGDLYEVLYSNSTGHDENSSKLDYISLARRLSIMVDVSDALEYLHHSNQGSIVHSDVKPSNILLDENLTAHIRDLGLSRFNVDTAVSSLGGTNSTSSIAVRGTIGYVAPECAGGGQVSTATDVYSFGVVLLERFMRKRPTDGMFKDGLSIVRFAEMNFPDRVLEIVDPRLLQELHPDHGTSEAVKERGARCLVSALDIGLRCTKGIPERTNQHAGGGCKAVWNQDAYVRGN; via the exons ATGGACCCGGAAGGAAATGATTTCAAAGCTTTGATATATAAATTCATGCCAAGGGGGGACCTGTACGAAGTGCTATACTCAAACTCAACTGGACATGATGAAAACTCTTCAAAATTGGACTACATTTCATTGGCTCGAAGGTTGAGCATTATGGTCGATGTATCAGATGCATTGGAGTACCTGCACCACAGTAACCAAGGAAGTATTGTTCATTCGGATGTGAAGCCTAGCAATATTCTTCTAGATGAGAATTTGACAGCTCACATCAGAGACCTTGGCCTTTCAAGATTCAACGTTGATACTGCGGTATCATCTCTCGGTGGTACAAACTCAACTTCGTCAATCGCAGTAAGGGGAACCATCGGATATGTCGCTCCAG AATGTGCAGGGGGCGGTCAAGTCTCGACGGCCACAGATGTTTACAGCTTTGGAGTTGTTCTCCTTGAAAGATTTATGCGGAAGAGGCCAACAGATGGCATGTTTAAAGACGGGTTGAGCATTGTAAGGTTTGCAGAGATGAACTTCCCTGACAGAGTGTTGGAGATTGTTGATCCCCGGCTGTTACAAGAACTGCATCCCGACCATGGAACTTCAGAAGCTGTCAAGGAAAGAGGCGCACGATGTCTGGTCTCTGCTCTGGACATTGGATTGCGTTGCACAAAAGGCATCCCCGAGCGAACGAATCAGCATGCAGGAGGTGGCTGCAAAGCTGTATGGAATCAGGATGCGTATGTCAGAGGGAACTGA
- the LOC120681109 gene encoding uncharacterized protein LOC120681109, giving the protein MAQEPSAKDQREPSSDPVRKSRQLAKKSVDDDLEDFDTSNVGTPEDWDGSAPDPKSKGGSSSQKKGKNRSKVYEADNDFVASQSSRDGKKRSRESPEDNTEDEPTSDSELDAEDNEQKSVTESPVNVRSELLTTRRRALQSWMDGNSRSTVEFPDGLPLAPSRNKKDNKTRTPDKQ; this is encoded by the exons ATGGCACAGGAACCATCAGCCAAAGACCAGAGAGAACCTTCTTCAGATCCTGTCCGGAAGAGTAGGCAGCTTGCTAAGAAATCTGTGGATGATGACTTAGAGGACTTTGATACAAGTAATGTTGGAACTCCTGAAGATTGGGATGGTAGTGCTCCTGATCCTAAGAGCAAAGGAGGAAGTAGCTCTCAGAAGAAAGGTAAAAATAGGAGCAAGGTGTATGAGGCTGACAATGATTTTGTTGCTTCCCAGTCTAGTAGAGATGGCAAGAAAAGATCTAGGGAATCACCTGAAGATAATACTGAAGACGAACCTACCTCTGACAGCGAACTTGATGCTGAAGACAATGAGCAAAAATCAGTCACTGAATCACCTGTCAATGTTAGAAGTGAACTGCTCACAACTCGTCGCCGTGCCCTTCAATCATGGATGGATGGGAACAGTAGGAGTACTGTTGAGTTCCCTGATGGTCTACCGCTAGCTCCTTCGAGAA ACAAGAAGGACAACAAAACGCGCACACCTGACAAACAATAA
- the LOC120682857 gene encoding probable LRR receptor-like serine/threonine-protein kinase At3g47570 isoform X1, with translation MIITVVLMCKKRQKADSMSLPSFGTNFPTVSYNSLARATDGFSAYNLIGRGRYSSVYRGDLFQDGNVVAIKVFSLEIRGAQNSFIAECNALRNLRHRNLVTVLTACSSMDPEGNDFKALIYKFMPRGDLYEVLYSNSTGHDENSSKLDYISLARRLSIMVDVSDALEYLHHSNQGSIVHSDVKPSNILLDENLTAHIRDLGLSRFNVDTAVSSLGGTNSTSSIAVRGTIGYVAPECAGGGQVSTATDVYSFGVVLLERFMRKRPTDGMFKDGLSIVRFAEMNFPDRVLEIVDPRLLQELHPDHGTSEAVKERGARCLVSALDIGLRCTKGIPERTNQHAGGGCKAVWNQDAYVRGN, from the exons ATGATCATTACTGTTGTCTTGATGTGCAAGAAAAGACAAAAGGCAGATTCTATGTCACTACCATCATTTGGTACTAATTTTCCTACAGTTTCTTATAACAGTCTTGCTAGAGCGACTGATGGGTTTTCTGCATACAATTTAATAGGCAGAGGAAGATATAGTTCTGTATACAGAGGTGACTTGTTTCAAGATGGAAATGTAGTTGCTATAAAAGTTTTCAGCCTAGAGATAAGAGGGGCCCAAAATAGCTTTATTGCAGAATGTAACGCTTTGAGAAATTTGAGGCACCGCAATCTAGTCACTGTCCTTACTGCATGCTCAAGTATGGACCCGGAAGGAAATGATTTCAAAGCTTTGATATATAAATTCATGCCAAGGGGGGACCTGTACGAAGTGCTATACTCAAACTCAACTGGACATGATGAAAACTCTTCAAAATTGGACTACATTTCATTGGCTCGAAGGTTGAGCATTATGGTCGATGTATCAGATGCATTGGAGTACCTGCACCACAGTAACCAAGGAAGTATTGTTCATTCGGATGTGAAGCCTAGCAATATTCTTCTAGATGAGAATTTGACAGCTCACATCAGAGACCTTGGCCTTTCAAGATTCAACGTTGATACTGCGGTATCATCTCTCGGTGGTACAAACTCAACTTCGTCAATCGCAGTAAGGGGAACCATCGGATATGTCGCTCCAG AATGTGCAGGGGGCGGTCAAGTCTCGACGGCCACAGATGTTTACAGCTTTGGAGTTGTTCTCCTTGAAAGATTTATGCGGAAGAGGCCAACAGATGGCATGTTTAAAGACGGGTTGAGCATTGTAAGGTTTGCAGAGATGAACTTCCCTGACAGAGTGTTGGAGATTGTTGATCCCCGGCTGTTACAAGAACTGCATCCCGACCATGGAACTTCAGAAGCTGTCAAGGAAAGAGGCGCACGATGTCTGGTCTCTGCTCTGGACATTGGATTGCGTTGCACAAAAGGCATCCCCGAGCGAACGAATCAGCATGCAGGAGGTGGCTGCAAAGCTGTATGGAATCAGGATGCGTATGTCAGAGGGAACTGA